A stretch of the Lolium perenne isolate Kyuss_39 chromosome 3, Kyuss_2.0, whole genome shotgun sequence genome encodes the following:
- the LOC127325607 gene encoding uncharacterized protein At2g39795, mitochondrial-like has product MALHAARRAAALLRPAAAAAPLLRPAPAAAARFSSKAEYKAFVACLRDISASAQADKNYSGGSVRDKADSVRAATHDGEILRVIDNVIRSQRRGLVEENSSDFPFEISEKEGLTELTLTRSLKGEKIEVLVSMPKLDQDGKDDEGLLSSSKENQEDEGNTPPEKYSLPVRVTVSKGDGSGLVFTCTANPDDIVIESLSMRRKPPGADEGDAVTYDEGPDFHELDKNLQETFHKYLELRGITPTATKLLHEYMISKDRRVLPKTASKDKRNNLVFLTKLCSFLKKD; this is encoded by the exons ATGGCCCTCCACGccgcccgccgcgccgccgctctcCTCCGCCCCGCAGCCGCAGCCGCGCCGCTCCTCCGGCCCGCTCCCGCCGCAGCAGCGCGCTTCTCCTCCAAGGCGGAGTACAAGGCCTTCGTCGCCTGCCTCCGCGACATATCGGCCTCCGCCCAGGCCGACAAGAACTACTCCGGCGGCTCCGTCCGCGACAAGGCCGACTCCGTGCGCGCCGCCACCCACGACGGCGAGATCCTCCGCGTCATCGACAACGTCATACGCTCCCAGCGCCGCGGCCTG GTTGAGGAGAATTCGAGTGACTTCCCTTTTGAAATCAGCGAAAAGGAGGGGCTTACTGAGCTTACTCTTACAAGAAGTTTAAAGGGCGAAAAGATTGAGGTCTTGGTTTCCATGCCCAAACTTGACCAGGATGGGAAGGACGATGAGGGTCTGCTGTCATCTTCGAAGGAGAATCAGGAAGATGAAGGCAATACACCCCCAGAAAAATACAGCCTACCTGTCAGGGTCACTGTCTCCAAGGGTGATGGCTCAGGCCTGGTATTCACCTGCACTGCTAATCCTGATGATATCGTCATTGAGAGCTTGTccatgaggcggaagccaccaggGGCTGACGAAGGCGATGCAGTCACATACGACGAGGGTCCTGATTTCCA TGAGCTGGATAAGAACCTGCAGGAGACGTTCCATAAGTATCTGGAGCTGCGCGGTATCACGCCCACGGCCACAAAGCTGTTGCACGAGTACATGATCAGCAAGGACAGGCGCGTCTTGCCGAAGACAGCAAGCAAGGACAAGCGGAATAATCTCGTGTTTCTGACGAAGCTGTGCAGTTTTCTCAAGAAAGATTGA